The proteins below come from a single Panicum hallii strain FIL2 chromosome 7, PHallii_v3.1, whole genome shotgun sequence genomic window:
- the LOC112899516 gene encoding potassium transporter 19-like, translating into MSLEVEDRPSVEPIKQLKRQDSLYGDAEKVSSAKYHGSEGSWSRLLQLAFQSVGIIYGDVGTSPLYAISSTFPDGIKNRDDLLGVLSLILYTLILIPMVKYVFIVLYADDHGDGGTFALYSLISRHAKIRLIPNQQAEDAMVSNYGIEAPSRQLRRAQWLKQKLESSMAAKISLFTITILGTSMVMGDGTLTPAISVLSAVSGIREKVPSLTETQVVWISVPILFALFSVQRYGTDKVGYSFAPIITVWFVLIAGIGIYNLVVHEIGVLRAFNPMYIVDYFRRNGKEGWISLGGVILCVTGTEGMYADLSHFSIQAIQISFNTVLFPSVALCYMGQAAYLRKFPENVADTFFRSIPAPMFWPTFITAILSAIIASQAMLSGAFAILSKALSLGCFPSVQVIHTSKSHEGQVYIPEVNFLMGLASIIVTITFRTTTEIGNAYGICVVTVFSITTHLTTIVMLLIWRKKFIFVFLFYVVFGSIELIYLSSILTKFAQGGYLPFCFSLVLMALMMAWHYVHVNKYWYELDHIVPADEVTALLKKHDVRRIPGVGLLYSDLVQGIPPVFPRLVQKIPSVHSVFLFMSIKHLPIPHVVPVERFLFRQVGPREHRMFRCVARYGYCDMLEESGLFKGFLMERLKMFIQDEAAFETNSTTGDSQTCSEGSACPIVPSGQSGNINSDLVEKEKQLIDAETERGVVYLMGEANVVAGPNSSLVKKIVVDYVYAFLRNNLTEGEKALSIPKDELLKVGITYDI; encoded by the exons ATGTCGCTTGAAGTTGAGGACCGACCAAGCGTAGAGCCGATCAAACAGCTCAAGCGACAGGACTCGCTTTATGGCGATGCAGAGAAGGTCTCCAGCGCCAAGTACCATGGCTCTGAG GGAAGCTGGTCACGGCTGTTGCAGCTTGCGTTTCAGAGCGTTGGCATCATCTATGGGGATGTTGGGACGTCACCACTCTATGCGATATCCAGCACCTTCCCTGATGGCATCAAGAACCGTGATGACCTCCTCGGTGTCCTCTCCCTCATCCTCTACACCCTCATCCTGATACCAATGGTTAAGTACGTCTTCATCGTGCTCTATGCAGATGACCATGGAGATG GTGGCACATTTGCTCTCTACTCACTTATATCACGGCACGCCAAGATAAGGCTGATACCAAACCAGCAGGCAGAGGATGCTATGGTGTCAAATTATGGCATAGAAGCGCCGAGCAGGCAGCTGAGGAGGGCACAGTGGCTGAAGCAGAAGCTCGAGTCTAGCATGGCAGCCAAGATTAGCCTCTTCACCATCACGATCCTTGGCACATCCATGGTGATGGGGGATGGAACCTTAACGCCTGCAATTTCTG TGCTGTCGGCAGTGAGTGGGATCAGAGAGAAAGTGCCGAGCTTAACTGAAA CGCAGGTAGTCTGGATTTCAGTACCTATTTTGTTCGCACTCTTCTCAGTCCAGCGTTATGGTACAGACAAGGTTGGGTATTCCTTTGCTCCAATCATCACTGTGTGGTTTGTTCTGATTGCTGGCATTGGAATATATAACCTCGTCGTACATGAGATCGGTGTTCTCCGCGCCTTTAATCCAATGTACATAGTAGATTACTTCAGAAGGAACGGGAAAGAAGGATGGATTTCGCTGGGTGGTGTTATCTTGTGCGTCACAG GCACAGAAGGAATGTATGCGGACCTAAGCCATTTCAGTATCCAGGCCATTCAG ATCAGCTTCAACACTGTCTTGTTCCCCTCAGTGGCACTATGTTACATGGGGCAGGCAGCATATCTTAGGAAATTCCCAGAGAATGTCGCAGACACTTTCTTTAGATCTATCCCAG CACCGATGTTCTGGCCAACCTTCATTACTGCCATTCTTTCGGCTATCATTGCAAGCCAAGCTATGCTCTCTGGCGCATTCGCCATCCTCTCCAAGGCCTTATCCCTTGGTTGTTTCCCCAGTGTTCAAGTGATTCATACCTCGAAGAGTCACGAGGGACAGGTTTACATTCCTGAGGTGAACTTTTTGATGGGACTAGCAAGCATCATAGTCACCATCACCTTTAGAACAACCACCGAAATCGGCAATGCTTATG GGATCTGTGTCGTGACCGTGTTCTCAATCACCACCCATTTGACGACAATTGTGATGTTACTCATATGGAGGAAAAAGTTTATCTTTGTCTTTCTTTTCTACGTCGTGTTTGGTTCCATAGAGCTGATTTACCTCTCTTCGATACTGACAAAGTTCGCCCAAGGTGGGTACCTACCATTCTGCTTCTCACTTGTCCTGATGGCCCTAATGATGGCATGGCACTATGTCCACGTCAACAAGTACTGGTATGAGCTTGACCATATTGTGCCAGCCGATGAAGTGACAGCACTACTCAAGAAGCATGATGTGCGGCGGATCCCCGGAGTAGGCCTCCTATACTCAGACCTGGTTCAAGGCATCCCCCCTGTATTTCCACGCCTGGTGCAGAAGATACCGTCCGTGCACTCGGTCTTCTTGTTCATGTCAATCAAGCACCTGCCTATCCCACACGTGGTGCCTGTGGAACGGTTCCTCTTCCGGCAGGTTGGCCCGAGGGAGCACCGGATGTTCCGATGTGTGGCAAGGTATGGCTACTGTGACATGCTAGAAGAGTCAGGGTTGTTCAAAGGGTTCCTCATGGAAAGGTTAAAGATGTTCATCCAAGACGAGGCTGCATTTGAGACTAATTCGACCACCGGAGATTCCCAGACATGTTCTGAGGGGTCGGCATGCCCCATAGTGCCCAGTGGCCAGTCTGGGAACATCAACTCTGATTTGGTTGAAAAGGAGAAGCAATTGATCGATGCGGAGACGGAGCGAGGGGTTGTGTACCTTATGGGGGAAGCTAATGTCGTAGCAGGACCGAATTCGTCCCTTGTGAAGAAGATAGTGGTAGACTACGTCTACGCCTTCTTGAGGAACAACTTGACAGAGGGGGAGAAGGCGCTGTCCATTCCGAAAGATGAACTGCTCAAAGTAGGGATCACGTACGACATATAG
- the LOC112900210 gene encoding potassium transporter 1-like yields MVSNYGLDIVSAPMRRAQWMKKRLENSEVAKVAIFLLTILGTSMVISDGVLTPAISVLSAVSGLQEKAPQLKQGQIVLISVFILVVLFSVQRFGTDRVGYSFAPIILLWFLCIGGIGFYNLIRYDVGVLRAFYPKYIVDYFKRNGKDAWISLGGILLCFTGTEAMFADLGHFNVRAVQTSFSFVLFPAVSLAYIGQAAFLRKHPEHVLDTFYRSIPGPLFWPTFIIAVAAAIIASQAMISGAFSIIQQSQTLGCFPRVKVLHTSKLYEGQVYIPEVNFVLGLLCVIITLAFQTTTDIGHAYGICVTSVMIITTILMVIVMLLIWRVSIWLIIPFCLAYGFVELVYLSAVLYKFTEGGYLPIVIATVMVVMMGVWHYVHVKKYWYELEHIVTNESMRQLIQTHGVKRIPGVGFLYTELVQGISPIFPHLIEKIPFVHSVLMFVSIKHLPIPHVEVSERFLFRNVESKTSRMFRCVARYGYSDKLEGAKEFAASLIEGLQSHIEEGHFITDMQIQETEAQTASAGDGDARPRKAGSSTVYIEEVLTAGETTVLTQPRLSSYSAHSSGRISEEQTRTIAEEKQFIQRELQKGVIYILGETEIKAGPDSSFVKKIVVNYMYSFLRKNFRQGEKAFAIPRQQVLKVGMVYEI; encoded by the exons ATGGTCTCAAACTATGGTCTGGATATAGTATCAGCCCCTATGAGGAGGGCTCAGTGGATGAAGAAACGTTTGGAAAATAGTGAAGTTGCTAAAGTTGCAATTTTCCTCCTTACCATACTGGGCACCTCAATGGTTATCAGTGATGGTGTTTTAACCCCAGCAATATCTG TGCTCTCTGCAGTGAGTGGTCTCCAAGAGAAAGCACCACAACTCAAACAAG GTCAAATAGTATTGATCTCTGTGTTCATTCTAGTTGTGCTGTTCTCTGTTCAGCGTTTTGGGACAGACAGAGTTGGCTACTCTTTTGCACCCATTATTCTGCTCTGGTTCCTGTGCATTGGTGGTATTGGGTTCTACAATTTAATCAGATATGATGTGGGCGTTCTGAGAGCCTTTTATCCAAAATATATTGTAGACTACTTTAAAAGGAATGGAAAGGATGCTTGGATCTCTCTTGGAGGCATCCTCCTATGTTTTACAG GTACTGAAGCCATGTTTGCTGATCTTGGTCATTTCAACGTAAGGGCGGTTCAG ACTAGCTTCAGCTTCGTTCTATTTCCGGCAGTGTCTCTAGCTTATATTGGGCAAGCTGCATTCCTACGTAAACACCCTGAGCATGTTCTTGATACTTTTTACAGATCTATTCCAG GACCATTGTTCTGGCCAACCTTCATAATTGCTGTCGCTGCTGCAATCATTGCAAGTCAGGCTATGATATCCGGTGCATTTTCGATAATTCAACAGTCACAAACATTGGGCTGCTTTCCTAGGGTCAAAGTGCTACACACTTCAAAATTGTATGAGGGGCAGGTGTACATTCCAGAAGTGAACTTTGTTCTTGGGTTGCTTTGTGTGATAATAACGCTTGCATTCCAGACAACTACTGATATTGGCCACGCGTATG GAATTTGTGTTACTTCTGTGATGATTATTACAACTATTCTGATGGTAATTGTGATGCTTCTCATATGGAGGGTGAGCATTTGGCTGATTATACCATTCTGCCTGGCATATGGCTTCGTAGAGCTTGTCTATCTTTCTGCAGTTCTCTACAAATTTACAGAGGGAGGCTACCTGCCTATTGTGATTGCAACAGTTATGGTGGTAATGATGGGCGTGTGGCACTATGTGCATGTAAAGAAATACTGGTATGAGCTCGAGCACATAGTTACAAATGAATCCATGAGACAATTGATTCAGACCCACGGTGTGAAAAGAATTCCTGGAGTAGGCTTCCTCTATACAGAACTAGTCCAGGGAATCTCGCCCATATTTCCCCACCTCATCGAGAAAATCCCCTTTGTGCATTCAGTGCTAATGTTTGTTTCAATCAAACACCTTCCAATTCCTCATGTGGAGGTCTCGGAGCGCTTCCTCTTCAGAAATGTTGAGTCCAAAACTTCCAGAATGTTCCGGTGCGTGGCACGCTACGGATACAGCGACAAACTAGAAGGCGCCAAGGAATTTGCTGCTTCCCTTATTGAAGGACTCCAGTCACATATTGAAGAGGGACACTTTATCACAGACATGCAAATTCAAGAAACTGAGGCTCAAACAGCCTCCGCTGGAGATGGTGACGCAAGACCTCGTAAAGCGGGTAGCTCCACGGTGTATATTGAAGAGGTATTGACGGCAGGTGAAACTACGGTTCTCACCCAACCTCGCCTAAGCAGCTACTCAGCACACTCATCTGGAAGGATCAGCGAAGAGCAAACCCGCACAATTGCAGAAGAAAAGCAATTTATTCAGAGGGAGCTGCAGAAAGGAGTGATCTATATCCTGGGGGAGACCGAAATAAAGGCAGGGCCTGATTCTTCATTTGTCAAGAAGATTGTTGTCAACTACATGTACTCATTCCTGAGGAAGAACTTCAGGCAAGGGGAGAAGGCCTTCGCGATCCCAAGGCAGCAGGTGCTCAAAGTTGGAATGGTATATGAAATATGA